Proteins from a single region of Mus pahari chromosome 2, PAHARI_EIJ_v1.1, whole genome shotgun sequence:
- the Akap3 gene encoding A-kinase anchor protein 3 produces the protein MADRVDWLQSQSGVCKVGLYSPGDNQHQDWKMDTSTDPVRVLSWLRKDLEKSTAGFQDSRFKPGESSFGEEVAYPVDQRKGFCVDYYNTTNKGSPGRLHFEMSHKENPSQGLIAHVGNGGSIDEVSFYANRLTNLVIAMARKEINEKIHGTENKCVHQSLYMGDEATPHKSLSTVASELVNETVTACSKNIAGDKAPGSGDRASGSSQASGLRYTSTLKIKESTKEGKCPDDKPGTKKSFFYKEVFESRNAGDAKEGGRSLPGDGKLFRSGTDNRPDDFSNSISQGIMTYANSVVSDMMVSIMKTLKIQVKDTTIATILLKKVLMKHAKEVVSDLIDSFMKNLHGVTGSLMTDTDFVSAVKRSFFSHGSQKATDIMDAMLGKLYNVMCAKKFPDNTRRARDKSESYSLISMKSRAGDPKLSNLNFAMKSESKLKENLFSTCKLEKEKTCAETLGEHIIKEGLHMWHKSQQKSPGLERAAKQANASQEVSFECPDPSEANSPHQPQPPENFANFMCDSESWAKDLIVSALLLIQYHLAQGGKMDAQSFLEAAASTNFPTNKPAPPPPVVHDECKLKSPPHKICDQEQTEKKDLMSVIFNFIRNLLSETIFKGSRNCESNVHEQNIQEEEVNRCERPKTPCERPITPPAPKFCEDEEATGGALSGLTKMVANQLDGCMNGQMVEHLMDSVMKLCLIIAKSCDSPLSELGEEKCGDASRPNSAFPDNLYECLPVKGTGTAEALLQNAYLAIHNELRGLSGQPPEGCEIPKVIVSNHNLADTVQNKQLQAVLQWVAASELNVPILYFAGDDEGIQEKLLQLSATAVEKGRSVGEVLQSVLRYEKERQLDEAVGNVTRLQLLDWLMANL, from the exons ATGGCGGATAGGGTTGACTGGTTACAAAGTCAAAGTGGCGTTTGCAAAGTTGGTCTCTATTCACCTGGAGACAACCAACACCAAGACTGGAAAATG GACACATCAACAGATCCTGTTCGAGTGCTCAGCTGGCTCCGCAAAGACCTGGAGAAAAGTACAGCAGGTTTCCAGGACTCGAGGTTCAAGCCTGGAGAGTCATCATTTGGGGAGGAAGTGGCTTACCCAGTGGACCAACGAAAAGGTTTCTGTGTTGATTATTACAATACCACCAACAAGGGCAGTCCAGGAAGATTGCATTTTGAGATGTCTCACAAGGAGAACCCTTCCCAGGGCCTCATTGCCCATGTTGGTAATGGGGGTTCCATAGACGAAGTTTCCTTCTATGCCAACCGCCTCACAAACCTAGTGATCGCCATGGCCCGAAAGGAGATCAATGAGAAGATCCATGGCACTGAAAACAAATGTGTCCATCAGTCATTGTATATGGGGGATGAGGCCACACCCCACAAAAGCTTGAGTACAGTAGCCTCTGAACTTGTGAACGAGACAGTCACTGCATGTTCCAAGAACATTGCCGGTGACAAAGCTCCCGGCTCTGGAGACAGGGCCTCGGGGTCATCACAGGCCTCTGGTCTAAGATACACAAGCACTCTGAAGATCAAGGAGAGCACAAAGGAAGGCAAGTGTCCAGACGACAAGCCTGGCACTAAGAAGTCTTTCTTCTATAAGGAAGTGTTTGAGTCTCGGAATGCAGGAGATGCCAAAGAGGGTGGGAGGTCCTtacctggagatggaaaactgTTCAGGAGCGGCACCGACAACAGGCCTGATGACTTTTCAAACTCTATCAGTCAAGGGATCATGACCTATGCCAACAGCGTGGTGTCTGACATGATGGTCTCCATCATGAAGACACTGAAGATCCAGGTGAAGGACACAACCATCGCCACCATCCTGCTGAAGAAGGTGCTGATGAAGCATGCAAAAGAGGTCGTCTCCGATCTCATCGACTCCTTCATGAAGAACCTCCACGGTGTCACGGGGAGCCTCATGACTGACACAGACTTTGTCTCAGCTGTGAAACGAAGTTTTTTTTCTCATGGAAGCCAAAAGGCCACAGATATCATGGATGCCATGCTGGGCAAGCTATACAACGTGATGTGTGCCAAGAAATTCCCTGACAACACCCGGAGAGCCAGGGATAAGTCGGAGAGTTACTCCCTTATCTCCATGAAATCACGGGCCGGTGACCCAAAGCTCTCAAACTTGAACTTTGCCATGAAATCAGAatcaaaactgaaagaaaatttgttttctacATGCAAactagagaaagagaagacatgcGCTGAAACTCTGGGTGAGCATATTATTAAGGAGGGACTGCACATGTGGCACAAGAGTCAGCAAAAATCTCCTGGCTTGGAGCGTGCTGCGAAACAGGCTAACGCTTCCCAGGAGGTCTCCTTTGAGTGTCCAGATCCTAGTGAGGCAAACTCTCCTCACCAACCTCAGCCACCAGAGaattttgcaaattttatgtGTGACTCAGAATCCTGGGCCAAGGACCTGATAGTATCCGCCCTGCTTCTGATTCAGTACCACCTGGCACAGGGAGGAAAGATGGATGCTCAGAGCTTCCTGGAAGCTGCTGCCAGCACCAATTTTCCCACCAACAagccagctcctcctcctcctgtagtTCACGATGAGTGTAAACTTAAGTCTCCTCCCCATAAGATATGTGaccaagaacaaacagaaaagaaagatctGATGAGTGTCATCTTCAATTTTATCCGGAACTTACTCAGTGAGACCATATTCAAGGGTAGCCGTAACTGTGAATCCAATGTGCATGAGCAGAACATTCAGGAAGAAGAGGTCAACCGGTGTGAAAGGCCTAAGACTCCATGTGAAAGGCCTATTACCCCGCCTGCCCCGAAATTCTGTGAGGATGAGGAGGCCACTGGTGGTGCCTTATCTGGGCTAACCAAGATGGTTGCCAACCAGCTAGACGGCTGTATGAATGGGCAGATGGTGGAGCACCTGATGGACTCTGTGATGAAGTTATGCCTCATCATTGCCAAGTCCTGTGACTCTCCCCTGTCGGAGCTGGGAGAGGAGAAGTGTGGGGACGCCAGCCGGCCAAATTCTGCCTTCCCAGATAACTTGTATGAGTGCCTACCAGTCAAGGGCACGGGGACCGCTGAAGCCCTCCTGCAGAACGCCTACCTCGCCATCCATAATGAACTGAGAGGTTTGTCAGGGCAGCCCCCCGAGGGCTGTGAAATCCCCAAGGTGATCGTCAGCAATCACAATCTGGCCGACACCGTTCAGAACAAGCAGCTGCAAGCTGTCCTTCAGTGGGTGGCTGCCTCAGAGCTCAATGTCCCTATTTTGTACTTTGCTGGTGACGATGAAGGAATCCAGGAGAAG CTGCTTCAGCTCTCAGCCACTGCCGTGGAGAAAGGCCGCAGCGTCGGGGAGGTTCTGCAGTCGGTGCTGAGGTATGAGAAGGAGCGACAGCTGGATGAAGCAGTGGGAAATGTCACGCGGCTGCAGCTGCTGGACTGGCTGATGGCAAACCTGTGA